The nucleotide window gctactataaatgtcttggcccctcataatcatggtttttgtggtggggcattgagaagtaatgtgtcctcttccaagacatttaaagcactttatagagctagttttctcttgcatactagccttaggggcttgcatttctattgccttccccttatcatctttgggcttagaaggtgtcacccctaagatgccttgaccttggtctttctttggataagagtgagagccataagattttgaagtagacttctttttaagttgttgctctacccttatttcccaatctaagttagcctctacattgtccttcccatggaagtatgagaggttaatgttagcctcttgaggctttctttccttttctcttctatgggagtgaggtctaagatgtgacctatgccttccttcgtaatagtcacgaagttcttcacttaggctcttgcaagagttatgactactataggaagcatgtttttctcttttcatttctttcattatttttcttctttcttcctctcttattttctttctttcatcttgacttatttcttccactcttttttttcctttttcttttctctcttgtttttctttccataacttgagggaactcaactcatttaagattctagataaagggtctttatgactagtaccctcgccattaacactagatgaatgatgactcatgttggttcctaagttgtggttctttcttgttggaggtttgaaaacaaaaggtaagagaaactatggttgaaactagccaaataaacactaaaagaggtgtgaaagataaggtaaaaaaactaattggtaaaatgcaagctatctaggcggtttgacaatggaaggtaaaagaaataagctatgaaagtaagcaagaaatgtaaactaggtgaatcctaagagtgtttggatgaccacattcaaggttcccaacaaaacacttactatcctaagtaaaaattgcctaaaattattacacacaaatggaagtttggtaacctattggaggctcccaacacacttccaatgaaaggcctttttgttacaaaaacttgaaagcaataaaggtaagtaaattgaaaattacaaaattacaaaacggtcctcaattttggtggttgttctctctttggtgattcactcaatttggagtgcttcttcgtccaatagctcttaaggtggttggccccttgcttctggactcaaattcttcaagggatggcaccaatcctccttccaattccctatatggcaacccacaaacaaggaaacaaagagacaagcaataaccaaagacaaaaaaaaatgaaatgaaagctaaaccaatggattttttaacaagacaatttttcaaggattattcaacaattaaagcaatgaaaaggacatagaagcaagctaggagtcaaagagaaacttagaatggctctagagtagagtaaaaaaactgaaaaaaaaaaagactcaacaaaactctagctttggcacttgtcttcacactaattttgaattgaaatttccaattatagaataaattttgagccaaaacaacaagcacccttccctttcacctttttttttctggatactgattttcctgccaaattgtgcgatttttcgtattttttccttttatccaaatcacttgtttctttttttataacttttttccagatgtctagaaaattcagtaaaaatttcagctcaaaattcgaagtaaccaattctcagtaatttttacaagtttgtatgtccaagctgccagcaccagcgatttgtttctttaagcatggtatattgattgccttgggcttactttcaaccttcctatgtatgttgaactcactaggattgtttaccacagttttcggagttcaatattcacttaggatcaacatttcagccagcaattcaatcaccaaaactcaaattcacaatagacacaatcataaagaaacctaaaagttcaagaaaaggttcacaatcaaagactctctaagaattttgcatgaacatgttaaggactaattaacatgaaagatttgactcaaatcaaataataggctaaaagaatttcatacactcatgaacaaatgagttagacaaagaaacaagaaaataaaattcagcacaacataagaaatcttatgtgacaagtttcatgactagacatgacttctatgacaaaactacaataggtgaacaagtcactctagatttttgaggttttcttccactttaatatttttgtaagaattttatggtttaggtttcagccacaaaaaataacaagacaaaactcaaaggaacctaaactcaacacaattcatggttcaagaactaagaacaagaaatttgaaccatagaaaatcaaatctaacttctatagcaagtttaatcggtggaaactctaaagaatcatgttaacaacatttagaacaagacatgtgaggagatacatggagaaaaaatgaagaaacaacaatggaagagaaggtaaagaaaaaaaattaatggaggtttaaggagcacctacttgaagctcttgtgctctgattaccacttgatggaagcttgcttgtggagcttctatggaggctggatctttgagcttcaatgaggtccttcaatggtgatttttcaccatggagatgcagcggaagacaaaggagaagaggtgagaggaggcgccatccattaaggaataagccatggaaaaaaagagcttcaccaccaagatgagccttggataagaagcttggaagaatgcttcaatggaggaaaagaaagagggagagaaagagagaggggggagcacgaaattgaaggaagaaaaagggagagaagttgaactttgagttgtgtctcacaagactctcattcatcaaagttacaacaagtgttacacatgcttctatttatagactaggtagcttccttgagaagctttcttgagaaaacttccttgagaagcttctttgagaaaacttccttgagaagctagagcttagctacacacacccctctcataactaagctcacctccttgagaagcttccttaagaagattcctaaagaagctaaagcttagctacacatacctctctaatagctaagctcacctccttgagatgagaagctagagcttagctacacaccccctataatagctaagctcacccccatgagaaaaaacatgaaaataacaaaaaaaagtccttattacaaagacaactcaaaatgccccgaaatacaaggctaaaaccctatactactagaatggccaaaatacaaggcctagacgaaggaaaaacctattctaatatttacaaagataagcgggctcatacttagcccatgggctcgaaatctaccctaaggctcatgagaaccctagggcctttccttggatctctagcccaatctacttggagtcttctagccaatgcccttgcggggtaggattgcatcagtgtTGTCCCACAAAATGAAAACCCAGCAAGAATATTCTGTGGACTAGCCCGTGAACGTTGGGGGGTTTAAGTTGAAACTTTCTggatttgttttatttagacTTTCTCACCGAGTTTCtcttataaggaaaaaaaaaaaaaaaacccttagaATGTCATTACctgatgagaaaaaaaaatagatattataagatttataatataataaaaaataaaaagtattaataaaGTGTTTAACATTATAAAATCCTCATATATTacaattcttataaaaaaattgttttattatgaatttagGATAGGATTCAGTGCAGAGTGCAGTTTTCTGCCGGATATGTAGTTGCGTTGTGTGATTAAGTATTGTtagcttattttattaaatttatttcaacaaatttaataaattgtaaatgttgacgtattaaatttttattaaacaagTTGTTCAtgtattaataaattaacaaattttttaatgcaTTATCTCTTAAAACACTATATGAATGGTCAGaccatcaaaaaataattagacaGAGAAAAGTAATATAGataataagaataagaaaaaattatattacaaaaGTTGATTCTCCCTCCAACAATAGGGTTTAGTCTTTCATTAGAAGAAGAGAATGACTAGATAAAGGAAGAAAATGGAATAATGGATATAAAAGGGAAATTTCTCCTATTTGAGATAATTAGGCTTATGATTTATTCATTACAgagttttgatttatttattagagAGCTCTCAGTTTCAAGTCTCTCGTCGTTGTATAGGTATGTctttcctttctattttttattcttttttgtagGCCTAAGATAGTTTACTTTTCATGCCGACTTCACGCTAAACATGTATTACTGGACTTAGCGAGAATAACGATTTAATCGCGCGCTTAGTGCGGTATTTGCGCTAAACGTGACCTTGGACTTTCTCGTGAATCTCCTTTCGCTAAGCATGTGTTGGTCGCTAAGTGAGCACACGCTAAGTCAGTATAGTGCGCTACACAAGttgtctaatttttaaaaaaaaattcaaggttttttttcatttttgcataAATTTTCCTTTAGAGTATTTGAAATATTCTTCTGTTAACTCTTactaataaaaaactaaaaaattattaattttttcattattttattaaaaataactataaaatataaaaattataattatttttaattaaaattaacttaaatttcaGAGTTATGAGTCATATCAAATCAAGCCCTGTAACCAAGTCATTAGGGTAGTATTTGATACTGTACCTCCAATCATTTCATCTTCTCGACTGCGGAGTGAGTTAGGCATCATTCTAGTGACTCGCTGTTATCGAGGCGAGTTAGTTGTCCTAGAGTTTATTTTGAGTAATAACTTGTGACATAGATGCATAAAAATAAGTCGTCCTTCCTACTAGAGTTGGTACTTCTGGGATATTTAATGAAGATATTTACTCATcaattattttggaaaaaaaactaaaacatcaATAATTTTGGTTCAAAAAGAGCAGAAGAGttatgtaaaaattaatcaCCATTCATGAGGCATCTAAAACATGAAAAGGGAATATCTAATATTCCAAGCAATGAACTTGCCCTTCGGTTTCGGTTTTCAAAATCTGGAATATTAAATTGCAGAAGCTTACATGCAGGTAATGTAGGGTAAAACtagtattaattttaaatccTTGCCTGGCAGTGACAGCTTCACGAGTTATAACAACTGAGGCATCTGGATACTTCCTAGCAATGCTGTTTAATTAGCCAATGGGTCATTTCCTGGCAACTTCTTCACTCTTTTGTTTATTGGTTTTATTGttttaagcctttttttttatttgttcctCTCTAGTGCCATATTATGTAAAGCTCTCcatatttaatgtaattgtaAGACttgattttaaaatgattagttaaattagaataatGTTGTTCCATTAGGTGTTCAATAGTTcccatttttaattattcttttttgtatGATTGACAAAATCAATGTGTTATtatgatataattaatgtttgattatgttaaatataaaaaaaaatgttagtaacatattcttttacatatttcttttatcagttaaaatttcttgaaaattataaaagttaatggatcttatattatattatattaatttttaataaattttaactaataagaaAATGTATGTTTAGAGGAATTTATCAGAGAATATCTTTCTGACCCTCCTCCTCGTGCAAGAATGAACACAGAGGAGAAAGTGTGGCCGGTACCCATTCATATACACACTTCATATGCTCTccaatttatatttacatatattagAAAGAGTGTGTCAGAAGATTCTATTTTgcgaacatttttcttttttaagtgcATGCTTCCTAAGCAATGAAGCCACCTAATATTTGGCACTTCCTAGCAAGTCTTCTTACGCGGCTGTAACATACATAGCTCATGAAGTTTGTGACAATAATTAACCattatttttctctcaaatgTTAAATGATGTATCCCTCCGCCTGCAGCTTCTGCTATTGGTTTCAGTTTAATTCTTCAAGCCCTTCTATAAACCAAACTTAATTTGTTTCAGTATAACCCCCACTTAACTTTTAGGATAGTTGGTTCTTCACAGCATACCAAATCAGGGAAGcagatattattattcaatggGGGCTGCTCTTGCAATTACTAAAACTTTTAAGAAGCAAACATATCCTCTCAGTGACAAGCACAACTTGGAATCCCAATTAGAGGAACCACTCAGCAATAGCAAAATGTGGATTGTTTTGTACCTCTCGCGTGTTTCTTACATCTAAAGCAAGCAATAATTTCCAATTGTTATGATGTCTCCGGATTGATAAACTGGGCTCTGGAAGACACTATGGAAGCTCTTACAAATCCAAACATTAACATGGGTTGGGGTCATGGGTTCATGGATCAACCACTTCGTGCACAAACAATCGAATTGAGGAAATGTCAAGAGTAATGAGAGATAACTTGTTTGATCTTACTGTGATGGCAATTGTTACAGAAAAGCCAGACATGAAGCAGATTCAGGGAGTGCTAGCTTGGGAACAATTTAGATTTAAATTTGGTGAGGAGATTGTGATTGAAAGAGCTAAACTTCTGTGTGAAAGGATAAAGAAACAGAAGAGGATCCTTTTCTTCCTTGATGATCTTTCTTCTGGAATTGACTTGGACAGAGTAGGAATCCCATTTGGAATTGACCATACGGGTTTCAAAATAGTTTTGTTCTCGGGGTGTCCAGAGGTATTCTTCAACCAAATGAACACTGCAATGAATTATTTCACTTGAGTCTTTCTTCTAAGCATAACTCAACTTGTTTGTATAGAGATCACAAGAAGAGAAATTAGTAAAGCAAAGGTAACAAATAGAAAACAATCTCTCTTTTAACATCTCTAGATCTTTCCCTATGAATAGAAGATTTTTTTGCATGTTCTATttagttgaaacttgaaagcaaaataatatttttttcccttgtaTTTATTTCATATGTACTTGAAGCTCAGAAACCAGTGTTGTGTTGATGaattgttaagaaggaagaaagtATATAAACCATAATAGAACATTATCATTAACGAACCGGGCTTTGATATTGTTTGCTTATCTCCCAGACTGCTACAATAAATTGACTTCTGTTATGTTTAATTATTCGATAGGGAGAAGTGAGGCATTTATTAGTTTTTCCAACCTggctttttttatgattaattaaacaaatgataaaaaaaaaaaggctttaaCAGTCACTACAGCTTGCTTTAACTgtgattgatttgatttcacATCTGCTTACCCGAATGATAATAGAGGGCGCTTCCTTTTTCTGCACTAGTGTGCATCTTTCATCAGCTCACGCACAAGCACAACCAATTGAGATCTCTTTTCTCATTCAATTTTCCCTGCATTTCAAGCAAAAGAACAAACAATACAGCAGCCAAATCCACTTCTCCATCAACTTTATCTGCATTGATATACCACCTTAATCTTCCTAACAGATGGAGAAATGGTATCCCCACAAAATACAACCATATGTTATTTTACAACTAAACCTTTGTACCTAATCACCATTCACTTGGCGACTATATAAGCACCCTCCTCCATTCCAGCTTCCACACATCAAAATATTCATTGCAATAGCAACTTCCAATTCATTTGCAATTTAGCGGCAAAGCAATCTACAGCCTTCAATTACCAACAAGAATATGAAGCAAactctcttcttctccttccttcTACTCACCACCATTTTCTCAATCACCACTTTAGCTCAGTCACCAGCTGCAGCCCCTAAAGCCCCAGCAAAACCTGCCCCTGCCACACCGGCTCCAGCGCCGGCAAAACCTTTAGTCCCTTCATTACCCCAGTCACCATCTTCAGGTGTTGATTCTTCTGGAAGCCAAGACATTGTGAAGATCCTAAGGAAGGCCAAGTCATTCAACACTCTAATCCGGTTGCTGAAAACAACCCAAATCATCAACCAAGTGAATGCACAACTTGTGACCTCGAAAAACGGAGG belongs to Glycine soja cultivar W05 chromosome 5, ASM419377v2, whole genome shotgun sequence and includes:
- the LOC114411361 gene encoding uncharacterized protein LOC114411361, translated to MRDNLFDLTVMAIVTEKPDMKQIQGVLAWEQFRFKFGEEIVIERAKLLCERIKKQKRILFFLDDLSSGIDLDRVGIPFGIDHTGFKIVLFSGCPEVFFNQMNTAMNYFT